The genomic DNA tctattcatagtagagacgggggtctcactcttgctcaggctggtttcgaactcctgaccttgagcaacctacccgcctcagcctcccagagagctagggttacaggtgtgagccactgtgcctggccaatagTTTCTCTTTACATAAAGTTCAATCTTTCTCATGGAGGTGTCAGCTCCCAAGACCTAACAGGACTGGAGTATTGGAGTGAATATCCAAAGAAAATGCTGGTAACTTTCCCAACTTCATTCCCCAATAAAAGAGGATAGTTTCTGGTTCGCCATTGGTATGTTTATTACATGAttaaagttcaaataaaaaaataaaacccaaaatctTGGCAGGGAGGCTAGAGCCAGAATCTGGGAGTGCTGCTTCCCTGTCCCCAGACTCCCTGGCCAACCCCAGCTGCACTAACTCAGCTTGAATCGATCAAGTTCTTCATCAAGACTTGCATCTGTGCCCTGGTCATCTCTGCTGCTCCCACTGGAGACTGAGTCCTGGGCCCCTGGCATTGGGGCTTTGGTGAGGGCCCCATATACACCCATGGCctgaggagagggacagagagaaaaccATGAGGACACCTGGCAGAAGGGGCCACCCAACCTACCAATGGCTATAAGGAAAAAGGTGGCACTGGGACCAGGaagtttggtttttctttcttccctgtctTAAGTCTGTCTTAAGAATGTATCTCAAGATTTCTTCATCTTCAGGGGTGAATGAATGGGGATGTCTCATTCTTAGACATTCTGTCTCTAAGGGAATGAAGGGAAGTCTAAAGCCAAGGTACTCTGAAGACCTCTATGGTATTAAGTGGCAATGGTGGTGGTGGGCACTTAGTCCCTGGCATTGGTGCTCTGTGCTGGGTTCTCAGAGAGCTCTAACCTGAGCCACCATACTGGTGACATCGCCGGGATTGGAGGGCAGTAGGATAGTGTTGGAGTCCTTGGCCAGTTTGGAGAAGGCGCTGACATACTGCTCCGCCACCGTCAGTGAAGCTGCTGCATCTCCATTCTGTGGCCACGGGGGAATACAATCAGATATGATAGACTTAGAGaagaaggggtggggggagtggagaAGGGAGGACAGGTTCTCAGAAAGAGGGTCTATAAAGGATCATGTAATCCAATTCAATAGGGTTCACACTGGCAGGAACTCTCCTCAAGGGTAGATGAGAGAACCTCTTCCACTGTCAATTCCTGTCCTCCACTCCCACCCAGGGGCCTCTCACGTGTTGTGTCAAAGCTGCAGCCAGGATGCGAATAGCTtcagccttggccttggccttggccagAACTGCACTGGCCTCTCCTGGAAGAACAGAGAGGACAGAGTTTAACAATGAAGTCAGAGTACCCCAAAGCTCCCATCCCAGTACCCATGCCCTATTCTCCCCTCTACCTCTGCCCTCTGCTGACCTGCTGCCTGATTTATTTGTTCAGCCTTTTCTGCTTCGGAGGCCAGGATCTGGGCCTGTTTCTTTCCCTCTGCCACATTGATGGCCGACTCTCGGGTTCCCTCAGACTCTAGAACTGTGGCCCGTTTCCGCCGTTCTGCCTCCACCTGGAAGCCCCCATCAATAAGAAACCAGGGGAAACTCTTACAACAGACCTGCAACTACATCCATTACAATAGAAAGGGACTCCAGGTCCCCTTGGGACTAGAGCATCCTGAGGTCCTTTTCCAACCCCTCCCTTGCCCTGACCTGCATCTGCATGGACTCTTTCACTCGGGGTGGCACATGAATATCCTTGATCTCATAACGAAGGCAGCGGATGCCCCAGCAGTCAGCAGCCTGGTTGATGGCATCCACAATGCTGGCATTCAGGGACTCCCGTTCCTGGAGGAAGACAGGTGTAAGCTCCATAGCCTCAACCCACCTATCAAGGGCCTACGCTGAGAAGGGCCTGGGACTGATCTTGACGCGCAGAAAAGACTGAGTGCCAAGCATATGCCTTCAAATCCTAACTCTGGCTCAGAGCCACTTACCCGGAAGACTCTGTCCAGAGAGAGTTTGCCGAGCTCTGATCTCATGGTCGTCTGAGCCAACTGGGTGACAGCATACTCAGGGTCTTCCACACCATAGCTTGCCTGAAAGGGATGTAGATAGTGTAAGAAGCTTGGGTGTAGGATTTTAGTAAGGTGGGAAACTCAGAAGGCTGGATAAAGCAGGGGGCAGATACCTTGTAAGGGTCCATGATGCGGAGGTAAAGGACTCCATCAATTTGCAGAGTTACATTGTCTGCAGGAGcgggagagaaaaggaggaaggtcAGGCCTCTAGGTAGGTCCCAAATGGCTCTTTCTTCTAAGATCTGGATCTACAGCAACCATATCACAACAGTCTTGGAGCACCCCTGTCACCCGCACCCCTCACCAAGAGTCACAGCCGACTGCTCAGGCACGTTGATGACAATTTCCTTGAGACTCTGCACGTATCGAATCCGGTCTAACAGAGGGATTAAGATGTTCAAGCCCTGGGAAGAGGAGTCATGGGTTCTCAGAAGGATGGGGACTATGGAATTGGGATCTAAACTAGTCCTGGAACAGGCAGAGTGTAAACACATGGAACATGCTCAGAAAAGCAGCAGTTTCTGCCAAAAAGGAAGTCCTCAGCAGGCCGGGGTGTTACTGGTAGGGAAACCTAAGATAACAGGAACGTAAAACTAAGTCTCTGAATGGAAGGGAGAGTCATGAGAATGGGAGCCAGCAGAATAGCCATCTCTAGGCAGGCAGGTAGCACTGAGAGGATAGATGGGGAAGATCCCCAAGAATGGGGCCTGTGGGATGCTAGGGCAATAGGAAAAGGTGGTAACATGGGGATGATGGTCAGCAGCTTGGGCCCCGCCAGGTCTGGCCTGAGGAGTCCGGAGCTAAAGGTGTAGGCAGGCCTGAAGGCGgtcccacaccccacccccatgtCGTGAGGGATGCAGGCATCTGGATGGCCCAGGAGGGGCAGAAGAGATTCTCACAGGCTCCAGGATCCGGTGGAATCGACCCATTCGCTCCACTACCCAGGCCTCCTGCTGTGGCACAAACAGTACCACAGTGTTTCGAGGCAATCCAGAGGAGGCGCGACGCGGTGTGCGGCCAGAAGCCTGCACAGAGCCCTGAAGGAAAGACGAAGGTAAGCAAAGACCCTAGCAAGCCTGGCACCTCGACCCTCTGTACTGGAGGTATCTCCTAAGCCGCGACTCTCCAGGGTTCTTGGAGAGGGACTCACGTGGGGACAATGACTTCTGACCCCAATCCTCTTCCAAAGTTGGAATCCCGCCCCTTCCCAATTGAGGGACCAGCTGATCTCCGTCCCGACCCTTTGAAGAAGGTTGCCGCGCTCTCACCCTGAGCAAAAGGGCCCCAGTGCCCCGCGCAGCGCGCGCCAGCATTTCCCACTGCCGCAGCGACCTCCGGAACCAACGAGACACGGGGCAGAGCGGTCGCTCCAAAAGCCAACACGAGCCTTTCCTCTTGCGGTT from Microcebus murinus isolate Inina chromosome 12, M.murinus_Inina_mat1.0, whole genome shotgun sequence includes the following:
- the STOML2 gene encoding stomatin-like protein 2, mitochondrial isoform X2; the encoded protein is MGAGTVGSTSGGVEPQEERLVLAFGATALPRVSLVPEVAAAVGNAGARCAGHWGPFAQDNVTLQIDGVLYLRIMDPYKASYGVEDPEYAVTQLAQTTMRSELGKLSLDRVFRERESLNASIVDAINQAADCWGIRCLRYEIKDIHVPPRVKESMQMQVEAERRKRATVLESEGTRESAINVAEGKKQAQILASEAEKAEQINQAAGEASAVLAKAKAKAEAIRILAAALTQHNGDAAASLTVAEQYVSAFSKLAKDSNTILLPSNPGDVTSMVAQAMGVYGALTKAPMPGAQDSVSSGSSRDDQGTDASLDEELDRFKLS
- the STOML2 gene encoding stomatin-like protein 2, mitochondrial isoform X1 gives rise to the protein MLARAARGTGALLLRGSVQASGRTPRRASSGLPRNTVVLFVPQQEAWVVERMGRFHRILEPGLNILIPLLDRIRYVQSLKEIVINVPEQSAVTLDNVTLQIDGVLYLRIMDPYKASYGVEDPEYAVTQLAQTTMRSELGKLSLDRVFRERESLNASIVDAINQAADCWGIRCLRYEIKDIHVPPRVKESMQMQVEAERRKRATVLESEGTRESAINVAEGKKQAQILASEAEKAEQINQAAGEASAVLAKAKAKAEAIRILAAALTQHNGDAAASLTVAEQYVSAFSKLAKDSNTILLPSNPGDVTSMVAQAMGVYGALTKAPMPGAQDSVSSGSSRDDQGTDASLDEELDRFKLS